A genomic region of Dethiosulfovibrio faecalis contains the following coding sequences:
- a CDS encoding efflux RND transporter periplasmic adaptor subunit gives MKSYKKLSRIFPLFLVLALAAVLLGPRFLSRNEADRKPIAVRPVKSEVLRPINGDAVRSVPGRIRASKRVDMAFRVSGPLVELPAREGDRVSKGDLLARIDPRDFRLALEQVRGALAQARANLDAMKKGARNEDLRSLEAQVGSARARAEEAEAQFRRFERLYRAKVISQSEYDRYRTAKDVAQSSLAAARQELRKARKGARDEDIRAMESGIKSLEAREKAAAAALADTELRAPFDGVVSSRMVENYQFVTVRQPVIGLQSTSSVEIVADVPESAARLDPEDLDVWASFNFLPGRDFPLKLVEFSSAPDRETQTYRATFSMDIPEGFRLLPGMAVQVSARINRLGSEPVYRIPIEALLSDDRGPGVWILGEDMRAHWISVEVVGLGDGRVDVSGDVVSGDRVVTAGVHSIREGQVVRLSEAPR, from the coding sequence GTGAAGTCCTATAAAAAGTTGAGCCGTATATTTCCGCTTTTTCTGGTCCTTGCCCTTGCGGCGGTTCTTTTGGGCCCTCGCTTTCTCTCCCGAAACGAAGCAGACAGAAAGCCCATTGCGGTTCGTCCGGTCAAATCGGAGGTGCTAAGGCCCATAAACGGCGACGCGGTTCGCTCCGTGCCGGGAAGGATAAGGGCCTCCAAACGGGTGGACATGGCTTTTCGTGTGTCCGGTCCCTTGGTGGAACTTCCCGCCCGGGAAGGGGACCGGGTCTCGAAGGGAGATCTATTGGCTAGGATAGACCCCAGGGATTTCCGTCTGGCGTTGGAGCAGGTTAGAGGCGCTCTGGCTCAGGCCAGGGCCAATCTGGATGCCATGAAAAAGGGCGCCAGGAACGAGGATCTTCGGTCTCTGGAGGCCCAGGTGGGCTCGGCCCGGGCCAGGGCGGAGGAGGCGGAGGCTCAGTTTAGGCGTTTCGAGAGGCTCTATCGGGCCAAGGTTATATCTCAGTCCGAGTACGATCGTTACAGGACCGCCAAAGACGTGGCCCAATCTTCCCTGGCTGCGGCGAGACAGGAACTGCGTAAGGCCAGAAAAGGAGCCAGGGACGAGGACATAAGGGCCATGGAGTCGGGCATAAAATCGCTGGAGGCAAGGGAAAAAGCTGCCGCAGCTGCCCTGGCCGACACGGAGCTAAGGGCTCCCTTCGACGGAGTAGTGTCCAGCAGGATGGTTGAAAACTATCAGTTTGTGACGGTCAGGCAGCCGGTCATCGGCCTTCAGAGCACCTCGTCGGTGGAGATAGTGGCAGATGTCCCCGAGTCCGCCGCCAGGCTCGATCCGGAGGATCTGGATGTATGGGCGTCGTTCAACTTCCTTCCCGGCAGGGATTTCCCCCTTAAGCTTGTGGAGTTCTCCTCCGCCCCCGACAGGGAGACCCAGACCTACAGGGCCACCTTCTCCATGGATATACCGGAAGGATTCAGGCTTCTTCCTGGGATGGCAGTCCAGGTATCGGCTAGGATAAATCGCCTCGGTTCCGAGCCGGTCTACCGTATTCCGATAGAGGCTCTTCTCTCCGACGACCGAGGCCCAGGCGTATGGATCCTCGGAGAGGACATGCGGGCTCACTGGATCTCGGTGGAGGTGGTAGGCCTGGGTGACGGCAGGGTGGACGTCTCGGGAGATGTGGTCTCCGGAGATCGGGTCGTGACAGCCGGGGTTCACTCGATACGGGAGGGGCAGGTCGTGAGGCTGTCGGAGGCGCCGAGATGA
- a CDS encoding sodium:solute symporter family protein, producing the protein MFYLGLAAIVALFLALGFNASKKVSSSSDYAVAGRSTGAIGVGGIIMGAMVGGASTVGTVQMAYSLGLSAWWFTLGAGTGCLILGLWFAGPLRGSGLVTVPEFLAGKYGRKMSGLSMAASSAGTFLSIVAQFLAGTALFRSLLPISVPASTALLAALILGFIYAGGLKSYSSVGSAKMVALYATMILGAIAALTKLSSPTEIFRTLPATPWFDLFGRGFRSDGNALLSLIAGVFCTQIYIQGVFAASDEKTARKGALMAAFFIPPVGLMGVSIGLAMRASGTVVEPAMALPAFLLASFPDALAGALWGALVITVVGAGAGLSFGVATNLVRDLIVPRVGSSAANRELSLSRWAVALVVCTAAATGCLVEGSLILQWSYLSMGLRGAGTFVPLMIAMIWPDRLSPRWALAANGGGLATMIASGVIHTSVPPMASGLAVSAVVALFGMTRKRT; encoded by the coding sequence TTGTTCTATCTCGGATTGGCGGCCATAGTGGCCCTTTTTCTCGCTCTGGGCTTCAATGCCTCCAAAAAGGTCTCCTCGTCGTCGGACTACGCCGTCGCTGGCAGATCCACCGGGGCGATAGGGGTCGGAGGGATAATAATGGGGGCCATGGTAGGGGGGGCCTCCACGGTGGGGACGGTTCAGATGGCCTATTCCCTGGGCCTTTCGGCCTGGTGGTTCACCTTGGGAGCCGGAACTGGGTGTCTGATTCTCGGGCTCTGGTTCGCCGGTCCTCTCAGAGGATCGGGGCTGGTCACAGTGCCCGAATTCCTGGCCGGAAAGTACGGTCGGAAGATGAGCGGTCTGTCCATGGCGGCCTCTTCCGCAGGAACTTTTCTCTCCATAGTGGCCCAGTTCCTGGCCGGCACAGCTCTGTTTCGCTCTCTCCTGCCTATATCGGTACCGGCGTCTACGGCCCTGCTGGCGGCGCTCATACTGGGATTCATATACGCCGGAGGGCTGAAGAGCTACAGCTCGGTGGGCAGCGCCAAGATGGTGGCCCTCTACGCAACGATGATCCTGGGGGCGATAGCGGCCCTGACGAAGCTAAGTTCCCCTACGGAGATATTCCGGACACTTCCGGCTACCCCCTGGTTCGACCTATTCGGCAGAGGTTTCCGGTCCGACGGCAACGCCCTGCTTTCACTAATAGCCGGGGTGTTCTGCACCCAGATATACATACAGGGGGTCTTCGCAGCGTCAGACGAAAAGACGGCCAGAAAGGGCGCCCTCATGGCGGCCTTCTTCATCCCTCCCGTGGGGCTCATGGGGGTCTCCATAGGACTGGCTATGAGGGCCTCGGGAACCGTGGTGGAGCCGGCTATGGCTCTGCCCGCCTTCCTGCTGGCGTCCTTTCCGGATGCCCTGGCCGGAGCTCTGTGGGGGGCTTTGGTCATAACCGTCGTGGGAGCCGGTGCGGGGCTGTCTTTCGGGGTCGCCACCAACCTTGTGAGGGACCTGATCGTGCCCCGAGTAGGTTCGTCCGCGGCAAACAGGGAACTCTCCCTTAGCCGGTGGGCGGTGGCCCTGGTGGTATGCACGGCAGCCGCCACCGGGTGTCTGGTTGAGGGCAGCCTGATCCTTCAGTGGAGCTATCTGAGCATGGGTCTGAGAGGAGCCGGGACCTTCGTGCCCCTTATGATAGCCATGATATGGCCCGACAGGCTGTCTCCCCGATGGGCCCTGGCAGCCAACGGCGGGGGACTGGCGACAATGATAGCCTCGGGAGTCATACATACCTCCGTGCCTCCCATGGCAAGCGGTTTGGCGGTCAGTGCCGTTGTAGCGCTGTTCGGGATGACGAGGAAAAGAACATGA
- a CDS encoding TetR family transcriptional regulator encodes MGRRTREEAAKTRKRLLDVSAELFSVRGVDGVTLVEIGREAGFTKGALYRHFGGKAGLLLELMVYAADIVDRIEESTLRGEGPPLERLSNMAREEISVFEESENARRLLSIFLDRRSLVEDQRVLLAIEGMRERTLIRIEKVLAEARGAGDISGSVNLRAAAESLRFLIFGLMERSLYSSEPFYPSSLVGPMLDLYFRGLVG; translated from the coding sequence ATGGGCCGTAGGACCAGGGAGGAGGCTGCGAAGACCAGAAAGAGGCTTCTGGACGTCTCCGCCGAGCTCTTTTCCGTCAGAGGGGTGGACGGGGTTACCTTGGTGGAAATAGGCAGGGAGGCCGGCTTCACCAAGGGAGCCCTCTACCGCCATTTCGGAGGCAAGGCGGGGCTTCTTTTGGAGCTTATGGTATATGCCGCCGACATAGTCGACCGTATAGAGGAGTCCACACTGAGAGGAGAGGGGCCTCCTCTGGAGAGGCTTTCCAATATGGCGAGAGAGGAAATCTCCGTATTCGAGGAGAGCGAGAACGCCCGAAGGCTTCTATCCATCTTTCTGGATCGTCGTAGTCTGGTCGAGGACCAGCGGGTATTGCTGGCGATAGAGGGAATGAGGGAGAGGACCTTGATCAGAATCGAGAAGGTTTTGGCGGAGGCCCGAGGGGCCGGGGATATCTCCGGATCGGTAAACCTTCGGGCGGCGGCGGAATCCCTTAGGTTTCTGATCTTCGGCCTAATGGAGCGAAGCCTCTATTCCTCCGAGCCCTTCTACCCATCGTCTCTGGTCGGCCCGATGCTGGACCTTTATTTTAGGGGGCTGGTCGGCTAG
- a CDS encoding DUF3311 domain-containing protein encodes MHLTRGERKVIWCFALILLGYIPPVLSLVNRVEPIILGLPFLLFYSLVMVLFTSCLMGYAYKVRAREDGDEE; translated from the coding sequence ATGCATCTTACTCGCGGAGAGCGTAAAGTAATCTGGTGTTTCGCGCTCATATTATTGGGGTATATTCCCCCAGTCCTGTCGTTGGTCAACAGGGTGGAACCGATTATTCTAGGATTGCCGTTTCTTCTGTTTTACTCTTTGGTCATGGTGCTTTTCACCTCTTGCCTGATGGGCTACGCCTACAAGGTCAGGGCTCGAGAGGACGGTGACGAAGAATGA
- a CDS encoding efflux RND transporter permease subunit yields MSVARWAMKRRSFTLFVAVLLALGGAWAYLGLGRLEDPDFTVKTALIATTYPGASPMEVEEEVTDEVEQALQRLPQLKRVRSRSERGLSVVYADIKDEYSDELPQVWDELRRKVREAQRHLPPGAGPSMVNDDFGDVFGVVFAVTGDGYSLAELKRHAEDIKKILLLVPDVAQVSLWGERTEAVFVEISRARMAELGISPEQIAATLQGQNLEVDSGSVMAGSLRVPIDPSGSVDSVESIGDLLIRGASGGRLIYLKDVAQVSRGYLYPLSRMMSYDGIPAIAIGVSTVPGGNVVRMGEMVRGELEKIRKDLPLGVEVETVTFQSDLVKDAVRGFALNLAEAVAIVVGLLVVFMGITSGLLMGAILLLTIAGTFIAMRVMGIELHSVSLGALIICLGMLVDNAIVVTEGILVGISSGEDGETAADRVVDETKWPLLGATVVAILAFSAIGLSKDVTGEFCRSLFQVVAASLLLSWFLAITVTPVLAVMFLTPEIDDENGGRSRFRRFYRGFLIDCVERRWATMGIMAAMLLLALWGFRFVGQSFFPDMVRDQFMIHYRLPEGTDVIGTDSDLREISLHLLESESSIESVASFAGEGPLRFYLAFEPELPDSSYGFILVTVDDYDEIGGIIARQSRWIAERFPDSEPRFERFKKGPSTGGEVKLRITGDDPSVLRALSERVKAAMAADPDGIDVRDDWRQRVKVLVPEVDEAKARRAGLTREDIASSLKGTFDGRTVGVYREGDELLPIKLRVPERERADLDSAADVQVWSRGFRRFVPIGQVVSNMELLWEDPLIWRRNRSRVITPQCDSLKGSAEDLRRRLIPTVEALKLPDGYDVEWGGEYEDSRTSQEALVGPFLLSLISMVIVVMGLFNGFRQPAAVFLCLPLAAIGVTSGLLITGRSFGFMALLGYLSLIGMLIKNAIVLLDQIELDMAAGKPRFSAVLDASTGRVRPVMMAAMTTVLGMVPLALDDFFASMAVTIMFGLSFATVLTLVVVPVMYCAMYGISSEETSYGP; encoded by the coding sequence ATGAGCGTGGCCCGGTGGGCCATGAAGAGAAGGTCCTTCACCCTCTTCGTGGCGGTCCTTCTGGCCTTGGGAGGAGCCTGGGCCTACCTGGGGTTGGGAAGGCTGGAGGACCCTGACTTCACCGTCAAGACCGCTCTAATCGCGACGACCTACCCCGGAGCGTCTCCAATGGAGGTGGAGGAAGAGGTCACGGACGAGGTGGAACAGGCCTTGCAGAGGCTGCCCCAGCTCAAGAGGGTCCGTTCCAGATCGGAGCGGGGGCTGTCGGTGGTATACGCGGATATAAAGGACGAGTATTCCGACGAACTTCCCCAGGTCTGGGACGAGCTCAGGCGAAAGGTAAGGGAGGCCCAGAGACATCTACCCCCCGGAGCGGGGCCGTCCATGGTGAACGACGACTTTGGAGACGTCTTCGGAGTGGTCTTCGCGGTCACCGGCGACGGCTACTCCCTGGCGGAGTTGAAGCGCCACGCCGAAGACATAAAAAAAATCCTGCTTCTGGTTCCGGACGTGGCACAGGTGTCCCTATGGGGAGAAAGGACCGAGGCCGTATTCGTCGAGATCTCCCGGGCTAGAATGGCCGAACTGGGAATATCGCCGGAACAGATAGCCGCCACCCTTCAGGGACAGAACCTGGAGGTGGACTCGGGGTCCGTCATGGCCGGATCCCTCAGGGTCCCCATAGATCCCTCGGGTAGTGTGGATTCGGTGGAGAGCATAGGGGATCTCTTAATAAGAGGCGCTTCAGGAGGAAGACTGATCTACCTTAAAGACGTGGCCCAGGTATCTCGGGGCTACCTGTATCCCCTCTCCCGGATGATGTCCTACGACGGAATCCCGGCCATCGCCATAGGGGTCTCCACCGTGCCGGGAGGCAACGTCGTTCGGATGGGAGAGATGGTTCGGGGAGAACTCGAAAAGATAAGAAAAGATCTTCCTCTAGGAGTCGAGGTAGAGACTGTAACTTTTCAAAGCGATCTGGTGAAAGACGCGGTCAGGGGATTTGCTTTGAACCTGGCCGAGGCGGTTGCCATAGTGGTGGGACTTCTGGTGGTCTTTATGGGAATCACCAGTGGCCTTTTGATGGGAGCGATACTGCTTCTCACCATAGCCGGAACCTTCATAGCCATGAGGGTAATGGGAATAGAGCTCCACAGCGTCTCTCTTGGAGCCCTCATAATCTGCCTCGGTATGTTGGTGGACAACGCCATAGTCGTCACCGAGGGGATCCTGGTGGGCATTTCCTCCGGAGAGGACGGAGAGACCGCGGCGGACCGGGTCGTAGACGAGACCAAATGGCCCCTTCTGGGAGCTACCGTCGTTGCCATACTGGCCTTTTCCGCCATAGGTCTCTCCAAAGACGTCACAGGCGAATTCTGCCGCAGCCTCTTCCAGGTCGTGGCGGCGTCGCTTCTACTGTCCTGGTTTCTGGCCATAACGGTGACCCCCGTCTTGGCGGTGATGTTCCTGACCCCAGAGATAGACGACGAAAACGGAGGAAGATCACGTTTTCGTAGGTTCTACAGGGGGTTTCTCATCGATTGCGTCGAAAGACGGTGGGCTACTATGGGAATTATGGCGGCCATGCTTCTGCTGGCTCTTTGGGGATTTCGCTTTGTTGGGCAGAGCTTTTTCCCCGACATGGTTCGAGATCAGTTCATGATCCATTACAGGCTGCCGGAGGGCACCGATGTCATCGGAACCGACAGCGACCTGAGGGAGATCTCCCTACATCTTCTGGAAAGCGAGTCCTCCATTGAATCGGTGGCATCCTTCGCCGGGGAGGGGCCCCTTCGATTTTATCTGGCCTTCGAGCCAGAGCTGCCGGATAGCTCTTATGGGTTTATTCTCGTGACCGTAGATGATTACGACGAAATAGGAGGGATAATCGCCAGACAGTCTAGATGGATAGCCGAGCGATTCCCCGACTCGGAGCCCCGTTTTGAGAGATTCAAGAAGGGGCCTAGCACTGGAGGGGAGGTAAAACTGCGGATAACCGGCGACGATCCCTCGGTCCTTCGGGCCCTCTCCGAAAGGGTCAAGGCCGCCATGGCAGCCGATCCCGACGGCATAGACGTCAGGGACGATTGGCGCCAGAGGGTGAAGGTTTTGGTGCCCGAGGTGGACGAGGCCAAGGCCCGGAGGGCCGGACTGACCAGGGAGGACATAGCGTCGTCCTTGAAGGGGACCTTCGACGGTCGTACAGTAGGGGTCTACCGGGAGGGCGACGAACTCCTGCCCATAAAACTCAGGGTTCCCGAGAGGGAGAGGGCCGATCTGGATTCCGCGGCGGATGTCCAGGTGTGGAGCCGGGGTTTTAGGCGGTTCGTTCCTATCGGACAGGTGGTCTCGAACATGGAGCTGCTCTGGGAGGACCCTCTGATATGGCGGAGGAACCGCTCAAGGGTTATAACCCCTCAGTGTGATTCGCTGAAGGGATCGGCGGAGGACCTTAGACGCAGACTGATACCCACTGTGGAGGCCTTAAAGCTTCCGGATGGCTACGATGTCGAATGGGGCGGGGAGTACGAGGATTCCAGAACATCTCAAGAAGCCCTGGTAGGCCCCTTCCTGTTGAGTCTGATATCGATGGTTATCGTGGTCATGGGGTTATTCAACGGATTTCGTCAACCCGCGGCGGTCTTTCTGTGTCTGCCTCTGGCCGCCATAGGCGTTACCTCCGGGCTCCTGATAACGGGACGAAGCTTCGGCTTCATGGCTCTGCTGGGCTACCTAAGCCTGATAGGTATGCTTATAAAGAACGCCATAGTGCTTCTGGATCAGATAGAGCTTGATATGGCTGCGGGAAAGCCTCGTTTCTCCGCCGTGCTTGACGCATCTACCGGAAGGGTTCGGCCGGTCATGATGGCGGCTATGACCACAGTTCTCGGCATGGTCCCTCTGGCATTGGACGATTTCTTCGCCTCCATGGCCGTTACTATAATGTTCGGGCTCTCCTTCGCCACCGTCCTGACCCTGGTAGTCGTGCCGGTGATGTATTGCGCCATGTACGGCATTTCCTCCGAGGAGACCTCCTATGGGCCGTAG
- a CDS encoding lipoate--protein ligase, translated as MTMHCIIHRDDDPFFNLAMEEVLFGRSSETGDGYIILWRNRPTVVVGRFQNAAGEVNPPFLRERGVEVVRRTTGGGAVYHDLGNLNYTFILPVGDRDSRGLDFALYTKPLLEYLDSIGVKAELTGRNDLTIEGKKFSGNAQHVSKNTMLHHGTIMFDSCLEDVAASLSVDPEKFKSKGVASVRSRVTNVAPHLPNPMPMEDFIEGLMSHFAAPFGGTARSLDDDEVREIFEMRDSKYATWDWVWGSSPPFSLSSECRFEKGKVQVYLDVREGTIEDVAIRGDFFSVADPSDLENALRGVRFDRKAVSDVLSSLPVEKYILGVSAEELTDLVVD; from the coding sequence ATGACGATGCATTGCATAATACATAGAGACGACGATCCTTTCTTCAATCTCGCCATGGAAGAGGTTCTGTTCGGTCGATCCTCCGAGACGGGGGACGGCTACATAATCCTCTGGCGGAACAGGCCGACCGTTGTGGTGGGACGTTTCCAAAACGCCGCAGGGGAGGTCAACCCGCCCTTTCTCCGGGAGAGGGGAGTGGAGGTGGTCCGTCGTACCACCGGCGGAGGAGCGGTGTATCACGACCTGGGTAACCTGAACTACACCTTCATTTTGCCGGTCGGAGACAGGGACTCTCGGGGATTGGATTTCGCCCTCTACACCAAGCCCCTTCTGGAATATTTGGACAGCATAGGGGTGAAGGCCGAGCTTACCGGGAGAAACGACCTCACCATAGAGGGCAAGAAATTCTCCGGCAACGCCCAGCACGTGAGCAAAAACACCATGCTCCATCACGGTACCATAATGTTCGACTCCTGCCTGGAGGACGTGGCTGCCTCCCTGTCGGTCGATCCGGAAAAGTTCAAGTCCAAGGGAGTGGCCTCGGTCAGGAGCAGGGTGACCAACGTAGCCCCCCATCTGCCGAACCCCATGCCGATGGAGGACTTCATAGAGGGACTCATGTCCCACTTCGCTGCCCCTTTCGGAGGGACCGCCCGTTCCCTGGATGACGACGAGGTACGGGAGATCTTTGAGATGAGGGACTCCAAGTACGCCACCTGGGACTGGGTGTGGGGCAGCTCGCCCCCCTTCTCCCTGTCGTCGGAGTGCCGTTTCGAGAAGGGGAAGGTGCAGGTCTATCTGGACGTAAGGGAAGGCACGATAGAGGACGTCGCCATAAGGGGAGACTTCTTCAGCGTGGCCGATCCGTCCGACCTGGAAAACGCCCTCAGAGGCGTCCGGTTCGATCGTAAGGCCGTCTCGGATGTCCTGTCGTCCCTTCCTGTGGAAAAATACATCCTGGGAGTCTCGGCGGAAGAACTTACGGATCTGGTGGTAGACTGA
- a CDS encoding MFS transporter has protein sequence MTVFWRCFFAAYFIQAMLAAGFLFPVVLSAEGHSMTAIGWAMALLNLTAIASRPLGGWATEKKGFKGCLMLSGALSLIATAALWLIPGLPGALTFRIVLGAVGGIAMVAVSTLQGLVIPEKQRGRLFAIMGIAYVIPQLTVIPVGEWLLDGGRTWLYLMLPMLLTLSASAVSRGLPAPEDLRDELDRSQPWGSWRECLSTPGTLAMIITLVSFSMMNSTTLQYLPLAVRGKGLSASLFFTVNAGTCVILRSFGTSIVDRVPRPVLGTVCITIMASALTAALRASSQTGLALCAVGYGIGMGYGFPVMIALIPDVYPPRLMPKGSSMGMLAMDLGFALSPLAIGAISASLGLERAMLSMAWAQYAIAPAGLVMWRGALGKKAIDL, from the coding sequence ATGACGGTTTTCTGGCGATGTTTTTTCGCCGCCTATTTCATCCAGGCCATGCTCGCGGCGGGGTTCCTCTTTCCCGTCGTGCTGAGCGCAGAGGGCCATTCCATGACCGCCATAGGGTGGGCTATGGCGCTCTTGAACCTGACGGCGATTGCGTCCCGCCCTCTCGGAGGCTGGGCCACGGAGAAAAAGGGGTTCAAGGGATGTCTGATGCTCTCCGGAGCCCTGTCTCTTATCGCGACAGCCGCTTTATGGCTTATACCGGGACTTCCGGGGGCCCTTACCTTCCGGATCGTCCTAGGCGCAGTGGGAGGCATAGCTATGGTGGCGGTCTCCACGTTGCAGGGTCTGGTGATACCGGAAAAACAGAGGGGCAGGCTCTTCGCCATAATGGGGATAGCCTACGTCATCCCTCAGCTAACGGTGATTCCCGTCGGAGAGTGGCTCCTCGACGGAGGACGGACATGGCTCTATCTCATGCTCCCCATGCTTCTGACCCTCTCCGCCTCGGCAGTAAGCAGAGGACTTCCCGCACCGGAGGATCTGAGAGACGAGCTTGACCGTTCCCAGCCCTGGGGAAGCTGGAGAGAGTGCCTGAGCACGCCGGGAACCTTGGCGATGATAATAACCTTGGTGTCGTTTTCCATGATGAACTCTACGACACTTCAGTATCTTCCCCTGGCGGTCAGGGGGAAGGGGCTTTCTGCGAGTTTGTTCTTCACCGTAAACGCCGGGACCTGCGTGATACTGCGCTCCTTCGGGACCTCCATAGTCGACAGGGTTCCCCGTCCCGTCCTGGGCACGGTCTGCATAACGATCATGGCCAGCGCTCTGACCGCCGCTTTAAGGGCGTCATCCCAGACCGGACTGGCCCTGTGCGCCGTGGGATACGGAATAGGGATGGGATACGGATTTCCCGTGATGATAGCCCTCATTCCCGACGTATACCCTCCCAGGCTAATGCCCAAGGGATCCTCCATGGGCATGCTCGCCATGGACCTGGGATTCGCCCTCTCACCTCTGGCCATAGGGGCCATATCGGCGTCATTAGGTCTGGAAAGGGCTATGCTGTCCATGGCCTGGGCTCAATACGCCATAGCCCCTGCCGGACTGGTTATGTGGAGGGGAGCTCTCGGCAAGAAGGCTATAGATTTGTGA
- a CDS encoding alpha/beta fold hydrolase, with product MSQGFRTVRIDDVSLAYTVAGQGEPLLLIMGFGGTMDFWGFPFVSTLMKKFKVIAFDNRGLGESSIGTEPPRIERFASDAAGLLDHLGIESAHVLGWSMGGYVAQELTLARPELVRDLVLYGTCCDHRAALATRPETFGDLMDVSGTDMDRTKTALRMLFPRSWLDSHPGFEKAFLSRPMTVYSRCAEGIAGQVEAIASWKGCCDKVSSISVPALVVAGDMDGVIPASLSRDLAKALPDGSFRSFSDGGHGLVYQYPKELAEMVTEFLIY from the coding sequence ATGTCCCAGGGTTTTCGAACCGTCCGGATCGACGACGTATCGTTGGCCTACACCGTTGCGGGACAAGGAGAGCCTCTCCTTCTGATCATGGGCTTCGGCGGCACCATGGACTTTTGGGGATTCCCCTTCGTCTCGACCTTGATGAAAAAGTTCAAGGTTATAGCCTTCGACAATAGGGGACTGGGGGAAAGTTCTATCGGCACCGAGCCCCCTAGGATCGAGAGGTTCGCCTCCGACGCAGCTGGTCTCTTGGACCATCTCGGGATCGAATCGGCCCACGTGCTCGGCTGGTCCATGGGGGGCTACGTTGCCCAGGAGTTGACACTGGCCCGGCCGGAGCTTGTCAGGGATCTGGTCCTCTACGGTACCTGCTGCGATCATCGAGCGGCGCTGGCCACTCGCCCGGAGACCTTTGGCGATCTTATGGACGTGTCGGGAACGGATATGGACAGGACGAAGACGGCTTTGAGGATGCTTTTCCCCCGGTCATGGCTGGACTCCCATCCCGGTTTCGAGAAGGCCTTCCTGTCCCGACCCATGACCGTATACTCCCGCTGCGCCGAGGGCATAGCGGGGCAGGTCGAGGCCATAGCGTCCTGGAAGGGATGCTGCGACAAAGTATCGTCAATATCCGTTCCAGCCCTGGTGGTGGCCGGAGATATGGACGGAGTCATCCCGGCGTCTCTGTCCAGAGATCTGGCGAAAGCTTTGCCCGACGGCTCCTTCCGCTCCTTCTCCGACGGAGGCCACGGCCTGGTCTACCAGTACCCGAAAGAGCTGGCCGAGATGGTGACGGAGTTCTTGATTTATTGA
- a CDS encoding epoxyqueuosine reductase yields MNDLTAELKKNTLGWGADLIGVADISGLKMPFPRAISVAVALDPDIVETLCDGPSLRYQDEYKSVNGRIDDILNRILRFLSDRGYKAKAETASSPDFDRRTLSASFPHKTAATLGGLGWIGKNALLITEQYGSAVRLGTVFTDAPLDADVPVLESRCGTCSACLQECPVNAPGDRNWSPGMDRGSLVEIEACMGQLSSFMDERGLKHAICGICIRCCPWTERFLRKDRH; encoded by the coding sequence ATGAACGATCTTACCGCTGAACTGAAGAAAAATACTCTCGGTTGGGGTGCCGATCTGATCGGTGTGGCGGATATCTCCGGACTGAAGATGCCGTTTCCGCGGGCAATATCGGTGGCTGTGGCTCTAGACCCCGATATAGTCGAGACCCTATGCGACGGTCCAAGCCTGAGATATCAGGATGAATATAAGTCGGTGAACGGCAGAATAGACGACATACTGAACCGAATACTCCGCTTTCTCTCCGACCGAGGATACAAAGCGAAGGCGGAGACCGCGTCCTCTCCCGACTTCGACCGTCGGACATTGAGCGCCTCCTTTCCCCACAAGACCGCCGCGACCCTGGGCGGACTGGGCTGGATAGGTAAAAACGCCTTGCTGATCACGGAGCAGTACGGCTCGGCCGTTCGGCTTGGTACCGTTTTCACCGACGCCCCTCTCGATGCAGACGTCCCGGTTTTAGAGTCCCGTTGCGGAACGTGCAGCGCCTGTCTACAGGAATGTCCCGTCAACGCCCCGGGAGATAGAAACTGGTCTCCCGGAATGGACAGGGGTTCGCTGGTGGAGATAGAGGCCTGCATGGGGCAGCTGAGTTCCTTCATGGACGAGAGGGGCCTGAAGCACGCCATCTGCGGAATATGCATAAGGTGCTGTCCCTGGACGGAGAGATTCCTCCGAAAAGATAGACACTGA